The window ACTTGATATTGTGCGATTGCCTTCTCGTATTCATGCAGGCCTTCGTACGCTCGACCACGGGTAAAGGCGAGGATTTCGGGATATGCCCCTGGATGTTTCGCTTCATAATCCTGAAGTCGTGTTAAGGTTGCCTTGTAGACGTTGGCCCCGGTGACATCTTTTGGGATCGGGAAGCGATAGGTATCTTTCGCTGCTACGCGTTGAAACTCGTTGACGATCTTTAGCAGGTCTTCCTCGGTGACGTACTGTGGGTTGCTCTCAGGCTTATCTGTTAATCCGGGGATCGCTTTCGCAATCATTGGCGTGTCCTTGGGGGAGAGGGAGGTGGGCTTAGCGGTTGTCCAGGGAAAGCGCTTTGTCGGACAGCCCGAGGAGATCAGTGCCACACACAACAAAAGAGGAAAAACAACAACGATGCGTTTCATGTGTGTTGTAACTGCCACAGAACAGCGGCAAGAATGAGTTGAACGCCTCTTACTGAATTGGTCGTTACCTTAATGCGAAAGCCGGAACGAGTCAAACTGGATTTTTTTTGTTGCGCACGATATAGATAGTGCCCTTACCAAACACCTCTATGCCGGAGTGGCGGAATTGGCAGACGCACAGGACTTAAAATCCTGTATCCTTAATTGGGTGTACGGGTTCAATTCCCGTCTCCGGCATTTGTAGTGCACCAACAAAAAAGGCAGCTCGATGAGGCTGCCTTTTTTATCGTTAAGATTGACAATCGATGCTTACGCTGCTTTTGCCGCCGGTGCAGGCATCTTCAACGGTTTGGGTTCGACGAGCGGTTCGACCTTCCATTTTTTCAGTTCTGGGAGAACATACTTCGCGAAGCAGCGCATGCTGCGTTCACATTCGTCGAACGGCATTCCTGCATAGCTGAAGTTGCACATGATTCCGTTCATATCGATGGTGTCTTTAATGAACGATAACTTTTCGAGTACCTGATCGGGAGTGCCAAACGGCATGAGCTTGGCAAAATCCTGTGCCGCACCATCCAGACCATGACGAGCGATATACTTTCCAACTCCGCTGTAAAATTCGTAGCTCTTGTATGAGCCGAACTGCTCTGAAGTCATTTCATAATGCTTCATTGCGGTGTGGTAATATGCGGAGATCCAGTGCATAGCGCGTTCTTCGGCACGGTCTTTATTTTCATCAACATAGAAGAAACCGCCACAGAGCGGCTTCGGGGCAGGCTGGGCGCCGTTCACTTCTTTCCACACTTTGTGATAGACCTCGAAATCCTTTTTCACGACATCCCAGGGTTTCTGTGGAATGACGAGCAAGCCAACGCCGAGCTTGGCCATGATCGGCATTGACTCGGGGGAGACTGCGGCAGCATAGGTGCGGCCTTTGAACGAACGGGCAGGGTAGGGGCGAATGTCGCGACGAGGCTGTTGCGTCTTGGTGCCACCCTCCATGTAGCC is drawn from Deltaproteobacteria bacterium and contains these coding sequences:
- a CDS encoding LLM class flavin-dependent oxidoreductase; protein product: MMHVGYGAAFQNPNNAMSDAEVYMGEVKLAELAEPLGFDSVWSIEHHFTDYTMCPDPLQFLSYMAGRTSHVKLGSMVVVLPWHDPIRVAEQISLLDHVSNGRFILGIGRGLARVEYEGFRLDQNKGRNDFVEYAELVLNALEKGYMEGGTKTQQPRRDIRPYPARSFKGRTYAAAVSPESMPIMAKLGVGLLVIPQKPWDVVKKDFEVYHKVWKEVNGAQPAPKPLCGGFFYVDENKDRAEERAMHWISAYYHTAMKHYEMTSEQFGSYKSYEFYSGVGKYIARHGLDGAAQDFAKLMPFGTPDQVLEKLSFIKDTIDMNGIMCNFSYAGMPFDECERSMRCFAKYVLPELKKWKVEPLVEPKPLKMPAPAAKAA